A region of the Nitrospirota bacterium genome:
GATCTTGCGGCGGGCTACGCGGGCGTGTTTCTCGAAGGTCGACTCGAAAAGAAATACCCGAAAGCTGCGAAGGATTTCATCTGGCAATGGTTTTTCCCGCAGCAATCGTTGACTTTCGTGGAGGGAACGAAGGAACGGCGGCGGTATCATCTGCATGGAAAGCATGTTCAGGAAGCTCTTTACGAGGCTGTCCGGCGGGCGAAGCTCACTAAACGCGTTACGTCCCACACTTTCCGCCACAGTTTTGCCACCCACCTCTTGCAGGCCAATTATGATATACGCACGATTCAGGAATTACTTGGCCACAGCGATGTAAGGACGACTATGATCTACACGCATTGCGTCCCGAGCAGAACCGTGAAAGAAGCAAAAAGCCCGCTTGATTTTTAAACTGAATTGAGATACTTTGACGGAACGACTCGATTTCAAATCCTCCTTTTTGTTGCGGTAAAAAGTATACTATAATATGAATCCCCTCAAACAAAAAATCATTGAGAAAATTAAAAAAGAAGGCCCGATTACTTTTGAGTCCTTTATGGAAATGGCGCTTTATTATCCAGGGCTTGGTTATTACATGAAAGATGCCAGAGGGATAGGAAGGGCAGGGGACTTTTACACGAGCCCGCATCTGCACCCGATATTTGGCGCAATGCTGGGAAGGCAGATAGAGGAGATGTGGAGTTTTATGGGAAATCCTTCTGATTTTCATATTGTTGAGATGGGGGCAGGGGCAGGGTATTTATGCAAGGACATGCTCGATTATCTAAGAAAAAGGAAATTCTTTAAATCACTGATTTATACAATAGTTGAACTTAATCCGGTTGTGCAGGCAAGACAGAAGGAGTTGCTTGGTGATTTCATAGATAAGGTAAACTGGGTTAATTCTTTAAAAGATCTTGGACAGATAAGGGGTTGTTTTCTTTCCAATGAACTGCTCGATGCATTTCCTGTTCATCTGATTGAAATGGGTAATGAATTAGAGGAGATTTATATTTCTGCTAATGGAGATAGTTTGATCGAGGTAAAAGGGCGACCGAGCAATAGCAGTATTGCTGATTATTTCAGAGATTTCTCCATCGAGCTTAAAAAGGGCCATAGGACAGAAGTAAACCTTAAGATAAAAGACTGGCTCAGTGTTGTTACCGATGCGCTGTCAGAAGGTTTTATCTTTACTGTGGATTATGGTTATCCTGCATGGGAGTATTATAGTGATGAAAGGGTAGGGGGGACTCTACTCTGTTACCACAAACATAAGTTG
Encoded here:
- a CDS encoding tyrosine-type recombinase/integrase, which produces RLFEFVKLRVKNFNFDAGILTLHGKGSKDRTVPIPQTIMPELTAQFEAIKKLHDEDLAAGYAGVFLEGRLEKKYPKAAKDFIWQWFFPQQSLTFVEGTKERRRYHLHGKHVQEALYEAVRRAKLTKRVTSHTFRHSFATHLLQANYDIRTIQELLGHSDVRTTMIYTHCVPSRTVKEAKSPLDF
- a CDS encoding SAM-dependent methyltransferase — its product is MNPLKQKIIEKIKKEGPITFESFMEMALYYPGLGYYMKDARGIGRAGDFYTSPHLHPIFGAMLGRQIEEMWSFMGNPSDFHIVEMGAGAGYLCKDMLDYLRKRKFFKSLIYTIVELNPVVQARQKELLGDFIDKVNWVNSLKDLGQIRGCFLSNELLDAFPVHLIEMGNELEEIYISANGDSLIEVKGRPSNSSIADYFRDFSIELKKGHRTEVNLKIKDWLSVVTDALSEGFIFTVDYGYPAWEYYSDERVGGTLLCYHKHKLNENPYENIGEQDITAHVNFSSLKKWGEELGIECRCDSRTDSYRPGLKTAGYCSQGTFLIALGIDKIITELYGNSPEYLFEVAKIKGLLLPQGMGESHKVMIQYKGEGSPELSGFSMRNQAGAL